The DNA segment TTAAAGTATTAAAAGTTCTGAACAATTATATGCAAATTTCTGTGATTCTGCAGGGATAGATAGTTTGAGCCACAAATTTCTCTTTCAGCGTGTTGGAATTCTTCTTTGGTATCCGCATACGTGTGTTAACTTTGAAGCATAAATGAATTGTTTATGCATTCACGTGAAAACGtgattttatatgaaaatctaagcggctgtaaaaaaaaatgtaaatcgTGTTTGGTATGGCATTGACGTGATAACGTGATTTTAGATGTAAATCTAAACGgcagtaaaaaagaagaagaaagagatgtAAATCCAAGCGTGTTAACTTTGAAGCATCAACTGATCAAAGAGTTTCTATGATTTCGCGTTAATTATATGTATCAAAGTAAAAGCCATTTGTTATACCTTCTGATTTTCACGTATTTTATGTGGGATAAAACACCAAACACACAAATTATCTTGTTTTCACTCagttttttttagatttgttcgttattcaatattcacttttttggataattttttattagatggaATGGTTTATGAACAATGCAATTTAAACTATGCTTCAATCCTTTGTACCAATGTGGTAATTCAATATAGGGAACTGTTAAAGAGTTCActaattattacattaaaaatattaaattataataaatactttcttttaaaataagaacAAGCAAAAGATGGAAAAGGAGGAATGGAGGTTGAAACAAAGAGTTCTCCTAGAGTTTCTATTCTAGAGAAGACTAATGAGGAAGGTAGAACGAAAATTAGATGATGGAAAACTCCATGTAATAAGCAAGATGGATGTAGAAAATGATATAGGTAAGGGAATTGGTCATGTTGACGTGTCTTATTGGGCTAAGCTACTTGATAGTGCAGTGTCATTTTCTGCTTTTGATGGTAGATGTTATGGTAATCTGGACAAGGAAATTTCGCCTACTCCTATCTCTCAAGTAGACCAAGAAAAGATTTAAAGAAATTCCAATTAGGGATGAAGAGTTTAGCGAGTGATGCAAATCACAAATGGGATCACTTATGGTGACGAGACAGTGTTGGGAAGGAAGGTGGGGTTCAAACAACTGGAGACTAAATTGAAAAGGAATTGggaaaagaaaggatatattaaaattatagatgTCCCTCGAGATTAGGTGTTGTTTATGTCGAGGAAGATTATAATAATGCGTTTTTGAATGGATCctacaaaattgtatttttggtcccccagtttattttcataatgtgaaacagtttgtaatttttaaccttcgtggtattttttttttactctgaaAGAAACCCTAAAAACACAATTTCAGAAATCCCTAACCCTAAAACGCTCTGCAGCTTCATCGTCCTCGTGGTCATCGAAGCAACAACCTTACCGTATTAGGCTTTTGTTGTTGAATTGGAGACACTGGAGGGTGCTCCATTACTAGAAACTGGCAAAAGACTTCAAAGATCTAGGCCGAACAGATGCCGCAACACTTGTTTGTTGTTGATTCAGCGGGAATATGAATGTAGGGCCATGCTGAAATTTGTGACAAAGCACAAATTAATATTGGAAAAAAGCAAAACATAAGAAGACTAGAGAATTTATGGTTctagaagaagacaaacaaaagaaaaaagaacatacCGAGATATTACTAGGTGCTGCTCCTGGGGGTAAAGCTTGCTGAAgcaaaatttgttttcttgatGAATTATCCACAATGGCAGGCTAATAGGCTTTGTCCTTCCCAATATGTTCTGGAAACTTGACAATACCATGCCCTTTGTCTTGAGAAGAGTTTGCAGCCCTGCCGGGAACATTCCCATGCAACTCTGTGGAGGGTACAACATTAAGATTGTTGGGCTTACCCCCATATAGTGATGCAGAACCTGCTGTTGTTGGCCAAAATGAATTCATCCTCGCAATTTGTTGGTGACACAATATATTGCGAGCAATATAACAGTGGGTTGCACACCTTTTTGGCCAAGGCTGGTTAAAAAGAAGATGGGGAGGCTGTAATTTAAGGGAGAAAGTTATTAATCAGGAATTCATTTCCACATTGTTTCAAAATCATAAGTTTAAAAAGGGGGAAAGTACCGATATTGTTGTAGATTTCACAGGAGTCCCATCCATGGATACAACTCCTTGCAGAGGTGTCATATATCTGCTAATAATGAGATGAGAAGAGGATCACATCAAATTTatgccaaaaaaaaactttacaaaTATCTGAAACAACACTAAACACACAATAATGGATCTCTTGTCGTACCCCATGAGAGGAAGCCCGCTAGGAACTGACAATGGTAGAGGCAAAGAATTGGATTGAACGGAAAGAAGTAGAAGAGAGAAACCCATcattttagggttagggattttttaaattgtgctTTTAGGGTTTCTTTTAGAGTAAAAGAATTATCGCTGAGAGTTGAAAATTCGCAAACTGTTTCACGTGCCTATAAGACGTTGACATGTGACCATCAACCCTAATCACAAACTGgagatattatttttggaaatataatatgaaaatattattcttgaatatttgaaagaaaatgtgtgatatatttttcaatatttattttgttacctTATAACaaatgtgaaaataattttttttaattttatatttccataaataaacaaataatccaTGAAATAAATGTTACTTCAATATTAAATAAGGGAAATaatatgaaatatgtgatgatatttgttgttatttggtgaaaaaatgattgaatttttttaaattaaggtgGCATAAATTgagttgataatataaaattgagtTGTTAATATACAAAGCATTGAgaatactttaattttattaatatttaatttattatatttttgcaaaTCCATCTGATCTCAAAGTCATTCTGATCTATTTAATAGTAGAAGAAGTTTATGATTGATATCGAATTCTAAGGAGCAacagttcaagaaaaaaattattaagaagttaattaatttttttaataaacgtaaaatatatattttttacttgttCTTGTAATCATGAGTCCGGTCAGTACCACATTGATCTTTCAAAATCTTCATAAAACAAAGTTCTTATGCTCCAAAATTGGATCCCTGACCTGCCATTGAAGATGAATCTAATGAAGCTAAGGGTAAATCATCTTCTGAGTTGAGTTGATTGGGTACAGAAACGCAGCGTTTAGAGCACCAGCGAAACTCTTTTGCACGAACAATGAAGCTTCAGATTTTCACCCAACTAAACCAATCTCAAAAATCCGCATTGGCGGTGGTTTTCGTCATTCTCTTGCCGCCTTTCTTTCCCAATCTTTTCCAACCTCTCGGTCGTTCTTCGCCTTCTGTGTTCTCTGTAACTcctaattttcatcttttattttttaaaatttttttccttccttaaatttatcaaattaacTGTTACTTCTCTGtgagaaattagaaaaaaaaaagaagaaaaaagattgaCTTTACTTTGGAATCAATGAATTGCCGTTGCAGGAGTGGAATGCTCCGAGGCCTATGCACGTGGCTTTGCTAGAGGGTGCTTTGCAACGCCAAACTGTGAGTGAAGCATGCACGTCAATCAATTCATGAtcataatgataattttatttaaatgtggaAAAAATTAGGTTGATTTGATTTGACATGCTTTTTGTGTCTCTAGTTGTTTCAAGATTACCAATTGGGTTATTTGTTTTTTCAGTCAGTTGAACTTCAAACTAGTCTCTGGTCTCCCTTGGCTTTCCAAGGATGGAAACCTTGCACTGAGCGTCCAAAACCACACTGtgagttcaaattttatatcgaatttcattttcttttatacattggacatttatttcttgaaaatgaGGTCTGTTTTGTCTGTCGGTAGTGTCTGGTATTTTACATGTTTACTTATTCTTATAATTTCTTGCAGCACTACCTGAAAAGTCACGGGGTTATATCCAGGTTTTCCTTGATGGAGGATTGAACCAGCAGAAGATGGGGGTATGTGAATGGATGAGATTGTGTTGAAAGGGTATAATATGATCAGAgataaagtgaaaaaaagaaaaaaaaaaagaagatagtgTTTTATCATGTATCTCATTGGCATTTgcctcaaaagtcaaaacttgATCACTTGTCTAATATCATTCtccttccttttctctttaaaaGGTATGTGATGCTGTTGCTGTTGCTAAGATTTTGAATGCGACGCTGGTGCTCCCACATTTTGAAGTGAACCCTGTGTGGCAAGATTCAAGGTATATTCAGAGTCTGCTATTTTTTCAACCtttaatatgtttaattttcaaaccgGAAAGTTTCCATTTATATGAAATTGTTGTGTTTCCGCAGTTCATTTGCAGATATTTTTGACGTGGATCACTTTATTGATGTCCTCCGTGATGAAGTGTCCATAGTGAAGGAGCTTCCTAGTGACTACTCTTGGAGCACAAGAGAGTACTATGGCACAGGCATAAGAGCTACTAGAATTAAAACCGCACCTGTTCAAGCTACTTCTGATTGGTATATAGAAAATGTCTTGCCTGTACTTCAGAGGTATGTACAAAGCTTAACATCAGATTCTGATGTGTTCCTTCTTCCCGCTCCCCATCCTCCACTATTGTTCATTGCTTTACTTGGTTAGTTATGGGCTTCTATTTTCTGTAAATATGACTTAAAAGCTTTTGTTACTAATGCTGAGAtggattttaaaaaacaatttataagtGTTATTCTCTGTGATATGAATTAATAGTGTGTGAGAAAGTGTGACAAAATGagggaaaaaaggaaataaaatgttCAGAAAGATTTTACAGAATTTGAGAATTATATTGGTGGGAAGCGGAAATGGCTGAATGAAATGAACTAGTTTTGCAATGCAAGAGATAGTACAATTATGGGTTGAGAGTTAGGGAGGGAGCTGACCATGTAACTAAACTACCCAATAGGTGTAATAACAATCTAGCCTGAGAGTCTAGTATAACAGACTTCAGTGACTACCATATGAGTAGTTATGCTAATATTCCCCACTCAGATTCAAGGGGGATGGAGAAAAAGATTGGTCCATGACCCTGAGTTTGTTGTGCAACTCAAAAAACCTGTATGCTGAGAGGGACTTAGTTAGCTCTTTATGGCCTtctctttgacaaaaaaaaaaaacaagtccaACTCCATGTGCTTAGTTCAGGAGAATCGGGAGTGAAGCATTGAGTCTTGAAAGAGGGAAACAGTGAATTgtctttgccaaaaaaaaataagggtGAGCCCCGAGACTTTTAACTATTGAAGTAGAGTTTGGATCCATAAGATCTCAGCTTCAGTATTGACTAAACTTTTGTATTCAGTTTCAGTGCTGGATCTGGAATCTGGATGCTAGGGCTATATTTCTTGGACTGCCAAGAACTGAGGTTAGGTCCTAGGTAGATGTAAGAACTTGATGCAAATCTTCTGTTATCTAGACCACTGGCCCAAGAAGTATCATAAAAGGGATGTAAGGAGAAGGGTTTCAGGGGAGTAGCAGACTGGAGGAGTAATCTATGAGGCACAGTACCCTTAAGGTGTCTCAGGAAGCATTTTTGACTACCTTCAAATTCTCCTCTAGGAACTAGGAAGGAAAATAATATGCCTTATTATAACTTATTGTCTGGCAAACATGAAAATAGCATTTGATCCTGggaatagaagataaaataactaTCTTTTGGTTTATCTTTTGGCTTTTGTCTAAATGATAAATagaaagataattttttcttttctaaatatcaactttttttattagcagAAAAACTATATAGTTGGTATCAATCTGTGGCATTTGCAGGGCCATGAACCACTCTATGTATTCCtttatatatacattatttacataaaaatcTATTTTCAAATGCTGTAAATTTTCTCGTTGATACAGTTATGGAATTGCTGCCATTGCACCATTCTCTCATCGCTTGACATTCAACAACTTGCCATCATACATCCAGCGCCTCCGTTGTAAGGTCAACTTTGAAGCACTGATCTTTGTTTCACATATCAAGGAATTAGGAAAGGCCATTGTTCATCATCTTCGCCACCCTACAGAAGGGAATGACTATCCGCTGGAGGAAACTGATAAGTTTGGAAAACAGCAAACTGGGAAGTTTGTTGTGTTGCATCTGCGTTTTGACAAAGTAAAGTCTTCATTTTAGTTTGAGTGGTTTACTAAGATTTGAAGCTTAGGCATGTAGCTTCATGACACTCTAGGTCACTTGTCATTctaatttcttttgaaaaatcttaTTATTCAGTTATTGCTTTGGGGAATCAATCTTCTATGCTGCGTATAGTTTGATATGTAGTTAGAACTTTAGAGTAggataattaattcaaatatccTTAGCACCAAAATACTTTCCCTGTGTGTGAGTGCAATTGATCTTGCATATGTGAATAATGAATTGATTGTTCATGCTTCTTAACTAGAGTAGCCAAATAATACATGCTTATATATGGAAAATATGTCGATTCTGTTGTAAAGACCTTTCAGGGAAACTACAACTTCAAGGAACTACATTTTTATGTTGCCTCTGTGAGTGCATGTGTGAGCAGGTTTCAtgtatttaaatgataattcatCCTTCTATAGTTGACTACTACATGTTAACATATGCTTCTATTGAACGAAAAGGATGATTCTGTTATTAAGAATTGTTTATGTAACTCTATATTACAACAACAAAGTCTTGTCCCACTTGGTGAAGTCAGTTATATGGATCACACAACGTCATTTGACTTGGTTGAAGGCCAAATCTTAAGAGATATTATCTACCATGAGATCCCTCTTAACAACTCCCTCCAAAGtcctttttgttctctttctcttccttttcacAAAACTAAAAGCCATATAATCTACTACCCTATGTAGCAGTGTAATACATCTTTAATTTTCTGTGGTAagttacacattttttttgagaaaattgaAGGTCCTATTTATTTTCATGATGGTCACACATCTATGTGATACACCCTTAGTCCATGTATATAGAAGAAATATGGGCTGGGAAAGAAAGGGCATAGCAGAGCAGAGTGGTCTCCTTGGAATTTGGTGAGAAGGACAAGAGAGGATTTGGCTATACACAGGGATAGCAGGCATGCTGTGAATGGGAGATTCAGAAATAATGATTGAGAATCAGGAGTGGGCTTGTGTAGTTAGGCGGGTGTTGAGAGCAAATTAGGGGGTTTGGTTTGTGGATGTTTCAGGGGTGTCTGGAACcctgttattttgtttttattttcttttccatctTTGTTTCTACAAATCCAGAATACTATCCTTGAGTTCTTTAGAGCTAATCTCTagtatctattattattattatcatcatcatcattacatATCTCAGCCCTTAACACTTTGATTCCAACTGTACTATGCAGGATATGGCAGCTCATTCAGCCTGTGATTTTGGTGGGGGTAAAGCTGAGAAACTTGCTCTAGCGAAGTACCGGCAGGTGCTTTGGCAGGGAAGGGTATTGAACTCTCAATTCACTGATGAAGAGTTGAGAAATCAGGGGCGTTGCCCACTGACTCCTGAAGAGATTGGATTGCTCCTGGCAGCTTTGAGTTTCAACAATAGAACACGGCTTTATCTTGCTTCCCACAAGGTTCATTAACAACATATGAAGGATGGCTTGTGATTATGTAACAGCATATATTTCATTCTAATATTCATAATGATGCCCAATGATTAACAATCTACTACCTTTTGACACCTTTATTGATAGGGGCATAGGGCACTTTGTGCTTTGACTTGGGACTTATCTGGATTGCTTTCATGCTTTCAGGTTTATGGTGGAGAAGCTAGGCTAGCAACTTTAAGCAAGTTATTTCCTCTTATGGAAGATAAGAAGAGCCTAGTCTCCACAGAGGAAATGGCCAAGGTTAAAGGAAAGGCATCACTGTTAGCTGCTGTTGATTATTACGTGAGCATGCAGAGTGACATCTTCATTTCTGCTTCTCCAGGCAATATGCACAATGCTCTAGTAAGAATCATTGttaaattttctatttcaaaCCGTACAATCTAAATAATTATGTTACATAAAGAGCCTTGAgctatatttgttttgttttggtgcAAGAATTGATGTAAATTCccaaaaattatcatttaaaccTAACATCTTTTGCTTCTTTAGGAGGCGCATCGTGCTTATATGAATCTGAAGACTATCAGACCAAACATGAGACTGTTGGGGCAGCTATTTCAGAATAAAAGCATAGGCTGGTCAGAATTTCAGCTTGCAGTTCTTGATGGACATAAGAACAGACAAGGGCAGATAAGATTAAGGAAGGAGAATCAATCAATTTATACGTATCCTGCTCCTGATTGCATGTGTAGAGCTTAATGGAAACAAGTTTTGACAGTTGTAAATTGATCTTTAGCTTAAAATTACGTTTTTGGCTTATTAGTTTCtccaaaattcattttttctctccCAACTTCTAATTGCAGTGGTGATGTTCCAGTAGTTTTCGAATTCGTGAAATTAAGATGCTGGCACACGGAGTCACGGAACTCTTTTTATGACGTGACACAGTATTCAACTCAGCTTAaaatgattacttattttttgaaagttGTCTCTAAaagtttattcatttttcaGATTTGAGAACAAGTTAAATTGAACACAATAAAAATTTTGTTGGATAAATAATGTGCATTATCATCAAACTATGGAACTTCATCTGCGACgtactttctctctcttcgaAGCAAGCAATCGTCCATTCAATAGCCCGGGATCCTGCATCCAAACTTGCATACTCTCCCAAGCGGTGCAGTACTTGGAATGACATTGGAATATTggataaattttcaaattacatggtgaaaaaaatgttgaagaaaatgaatagaaaaccaacaaacatattttctaaacaatgaaaacttgaaaatgaaaatatttttcagaaaataaaaaatattttcgaaAGGCAAACACCCCATAGTTCTCATCATTTTCTTGTAAGAAATGATGTAGGAACAATTGcagaaacaaaaaatcccaaatctGAAGTTGAAATATGTAACTACTCAAAATTttgtgtataaatttttttaaacaagtggGTTCAAATTTTAATACAGTTGTTCTAATTTTATTGGGTCACCTAGGATGAGATTGTTTAACCTATTTTTTGTTGGGGTTAGTTAGAAAAAGCCTAAATAAATAGGTTGGAATGTTTAAAATTGGATATAGAGATTTGAACTTAATCTTGTAATTACATGAGAATTCATTCCCACTAATATACAAATGGATAATACAATGCACAATGCCCAGCTTAAAAAAGACAGCTAGATCATTTTTGTAACTTCAACAAAACCATCTACTCTATTTAAACATCAACATCTACTCTGATCGTCAGCCTAATCCTTTTGTTTAGGAGTAGGAAATGAAGACATCTCACCATCCTTCTTATCCTTGGAAATAGGAGGTTCACTCCCATCCTGATGGACTGCAACTTCCTGTGGTTCTGCAGGGATAGATTGAATCAATTCTTCATCAATTGCAAGAGTTCTCTTTGAGCCCAGCAGGGCAGCATCAAGAACAATATTCTCTTCCAAGGAGTGACTAGCTGATGATGATGACATAACAGATTTCTCTTCATCTAGTTTTGATGGTGAAGTAGTCTCTCCAGAACCAAACTCGTTGgattttgacaaatttttgGATGTTGTTCCCTTTTCTGAACTTCCTACTCTTTCCTTTTTGAGCTTTTGGGATTTGGAGGTCTTCTGGACTGAACTCGATGTCGCAGCAAATTTGTCACGTTCTACTTTGAAGTCAGATGGCAAGGTTTCATCAATCTTAGTATCTTTGTCCTCATTTGTAGTAGTTGAAGGCTTAACTTTATAAGGTGGATTTATCAGTGGGAAAGGACGGTTATTCTTTGATCTGGAACGAGTGGGAATGGTGTCATCAAATGGATCAACATCTAAATCAGTATCACTGCACATCTTCTGAACTGTGCGGATGGGTGTGGCTAGCCGAGCTCGATGATGACTGATAACTCTGAGAAGATCCAAGAGGATTGCTTCctgttttattgaataaaaattattaaccaCCAAACCTAAGTGAGCCACTTATCTTTATCAACCAGACAGACTAATTTgactataaattaaataataatgatcTTTTACGAAGAATAGCTTGGCAGAAACAAATTGACGTATTGGATAGTTGGGTCAATATGGTTGTCAAAAGTTAAAAGATCCACAAAGTTGAAAGCAATTTGTTGAGAAAAACTAAAGTCCCACATTGGCTAAAGATAAGACCATAGtagaatatataagtggaagaCAACCCTCACCCTAGGAGTTAGCTTTTGGGATTGAGTTAGATCCAAAatcacattctaagacaattaaACAACCTATAAATTCTGACCATGTACAGTGAATTGCAAAAACAGTTGCAAGTTATCATCTGCAATGAAAGCAGTTAAAAAATCCCCTTATAAATGAgtttcaaaacataaaaatgggTGAGGATATTACTTATATAATGGAGTTGAAAGAATTGCTTTAGCAAACATTTTTAAGCAATATTATAACTGTTTTCCTTAACTAGGGGGTACTGACCTTTACACGGAGGTACTCTTCAGAATGTCTAGTTTTAACAAAGCAGGATACTAATATCTGTAACAGAAAAAAGACATTTATAAGATAATGGTGGTTGAGAAATGAAAATGTGTAAAGTCACAAATTCTTGGCAATGAATACTAAAGCAGATAACATAAAGAGGGGCAGAAAGCAGATTTCTACAAATTGCAAGATGTTAATAGAAAAATGCTTCAATCCTGTCATGGGTGAAAATAGCTAATGAGATGCCTTGAATGAACAAAATACAAGATAAAACAAAAGATGGAAAACCTATCATAGAATAAAGTATAAACAGAAACTTGACAAACCTCTCAGAATGTAGcacatgataaataaaaaaaggcttTTCTAAGCATTCTGGAACTCATTATT comes from the Glycine soja cultivar W05 chromosome 6, ASM419377v2, whole genome shotgun sequence genome and includes:
- the LOC114415248 gene encoding protein TIME FOR COFFEE-like yields the protein MMGFSLLLLSVQSNSLPLPLSVPSGLPLMGYMTPLQGVVSMDGTPVKSTTISPPHLLFNQPWPKRCATHCYIARNILCHQQIARMNSFWPTTAGSASLYGGKPNNLNVVPSTELHGNVPGRAANSSQDKGHGIVKFPEHIGKDKAY
- the LOC114415249 gene encoding O-fucosyltransferase 31-like; translated protein: MKLQIFTQLNQSQKSALAVVFVILLPPFFPNLFQPLGRSSPSVFSEWNAPRPMHVALLEGALQRQTSVELQTSLWSPLAFQGWKPCTERPKPHSLPEKSRGYIQVFLDGGLNQQKMGVCDAVAVAKILNATLVLPHFEVNPVWQDSSSFADIFDVDHFIDVLRDEVSIVKELPSDYSWSTREYYGTGIRATRIKTAPVQATSDWYIENVLPVLQSYGIAAIAPFSHRLTFNNLPSYIQRLRCKVNFEALIFVSHIKELGKAIVHHLRHPTEGNDYPLEETDKFGKQQTGKFVVLHLRFDKDMAAHSACDFGGGKAEKLALAKYRQVLWQGRVLNSQFTDEELRNQGRCPLTPEEIGLLLAALSFNNRTRLYLASHKVYGGEARLATLSKLFPLMEDKKSLVSTEEMAKVKGKASLLAAVDYYVSMQSDIFISASPGNMHNALEAHRAYMNLKTIRPNMRLLGQLFQNKSIGWSEFQLAVLDGHKNRQGQIRLRKENQSIYTYPAPDCMCRA